In Cyprinus carpio isolate SPL01 chromosome B7, ASM1834038v1, whole genome shotgun sequence, a genomic segment contains:
- the puf60b gene encoding poly(U)-binding-splicing factor PUF60-B isoform X1 produces the protein MMENGQGTGAKLVLPPLTPEQQEALQKAKKYAMEQSIKSVLVKQTIAHQQQQLTNLQMAAVTMGFGDPLSSLQSVAAQRQRALAIMCRVYVGSIYYELGEDTIRQAFAPFGPIKSIDMSWDSVTMKHKGFAFVEYEVPEAAQLALEQMNSVMLGGRNIKVGRPGNIGQAQPIIEQLAEEARAFNRIYVASIHPDLSDDDIKSVFEAFGKIKSCMLAREPTTGKHKGYGFIEYDKPQSSLDAVSSMNLFDLGGQYLRVGKAVTPPMPLLTPTTPGGLPPAAAVAAAAATAKITAQLLQEAVAGATVLGSLTSPAHILSQQMGLPQAVLAAQAPGIITGVTPARPTLPVVPQVGLVNPVLASPPVTTSVGTPTSTAQMHTEVKREEDNMRTEDQSVPVGNGQDRELEQLSVSASGGKQTVTQSKQSTVMVLRNMVGPEDIDDDLEGEVMEECGKYGAVNRVIIYQERQGDEDGAEIIVKIFVEFSDADEMNKAIQALNNRWFAGRKIVAELYDQERFNNSDLSA, from the exons ATGATGGAGAATGGACAAGGCACAGGTGCAAAGCTTGTATTACCGCCTCTTACGCCAGAGCAACAGGAGGCGCTACAGAAG GCTAAGAAGTATGCCATGGAACAGAGCATCAAGAGTGTTTTAGTGAAACAGACCATCgcccaccagcagcagcagctcacaAACTTACAG ATGGCAGCAGTGACAATGGGCTTTGGAGATCCTCTCTCATCTTTACAATCG GTGGCAGCACAGAGGCAGCGAGCTCTGGCCATCATGTGTCGTGTGTATGTGGGCTCCATTTATTACGAGCTGGGGGAAGATACCATCCGACAGGCCTTCGCCCCCTTTGGTCCCATTAAGAGCATTGATATGTCTTGGGACTCCGTCACCATGAAACACAAG GGCTTTGCCTTTGTGGAGTATGAGGTTCCTGAAGCAGCTCAGCTGGCCTTGGAGCAGATGAACTCAGTTATGCTGGGTGGAAGGAACATTAAG GTGGGGCGGCCAGGTAACATTGGACAGGCGCAGCCCATCATCGAACAACTGGCAGAGGAGGCACGTGCCTTCAACCGAATCTATGTAGCCTCTATCCACCCTGATCTATCTGACGACGACATTAAGAGCGTCTTTGAGGCCTTCGGAAAGATAAAAAGTTGTATGCTGGCACGGGAACCCACCACGGGAAAGCACAAGGGCTACGGATTCATTG AATATGACAAGCCTCAGTCATCGCTGGATGCCGTCTCTTCTATGAACCTGTTTGACCTTGGAGGTCAGTACCTAAGAGTAGGGAAGGCTGTTACTCCTCCCATGCCTCTGTTGACGCCTACAACCCCTGGAGGTCTGCCTCCTGCTGCAGCTGTGGCAGCTGCTGCTGCAACTGCCAAGATCACTGCCCAG ctgttgcaGGAGGCTGTTGCTGGTGCGACAGTGCTGGGGTCTCTCACTTCACCAGCACACATTCTCAGTCAGCAAATGGGACTTCCACAGGCTGTACTGGCCGCCCAGGCTCCTGGCATCATCACAG GTGTGACACCTGCTCGCCCCACTCTCCCTGTAGTCCCTCAGGTTGGTTTGGTCAACCCAGTACTAGCATCCCCACCAGTCACAACATCTGTGGGAACGCCAACATCTACAGCACAAATGCATACAGAAGTGAAGAGAGAGGAAGACAACATGCGGACTGAAGATCAGAGTGTGCCAGTCGGGAATGGACAGGACCGTGAACTGGAGCAGCTAAGCGTCAGTGCAAGTGGAGGAAAACAAACAGTCACGCAGTCAAAG CAATCAACAGTTATGGTGCTACGCAACATGGTGGGCCCAGAGGACATTGACGATGACCTGGAAGGTGAAGTGATGGAGGAATGTGGGAAGTATGGCGCTGTTAATCGGGTTATCATATACCAGGAACGACAGGGTGATGAGGACGGTGCTGAGATAATAGTGAAGATCTTTGTGGAGTTCTCTGATGCCGATGAAATGAACAAGGCCATCCAGGCTCTCAACAACCGCTGGTTTGCAGGTCGCAAGATTGTTGCCGAGTTGTACGATCAAGAGCGTTTTAATAACAGTGACCTCTCTGCGTAA
- the puf60b gene encoding poly(U)-binding-splicing factor PUF60-B isoform X2, with the protein MMENGQGTGAKLVLPPLTPEQQEALQKAKKYAMEQSIKSVLVKQTIAHQQQQLTNLQVAAQRQRALAIMCRVYVGSIYYELGEDTIRQAFAPFGPIKSIDMSWDSVTMKHKGFAFVEYEVPEAAQLALEQMNSVMLGGRNIKVGRPGNIGQAQPIIEQLAEEARAFNRIYVASIHPDLSDDDIKSVFEAFGKIKSCMLAREPTTGKHKGYGFIEYDKPQSSLDAVSSMNLFDLGGQYLRVGKAVTPPMPLLTPTTPGGLPPAAAVAAAAATAKITAQLLQEAVAGATVLGSLTSPAHILSQQMGLPQAVLAAQAPGIITGVTPARPTLPVVPQVGLVNPVLASPPVTTSVGTPTSTAQMHTEVKREEDNMRTEDQSVPVGNGQDRELEQLSVSASGGKQTVTQSKQSTVMVLRNMVGPEDIDDDLEGEVMEECGKYGAVNRVIIYQERQGDEDGAEIIVKIFVEFSDADEMNKAIQALNNRWFAGRKIVAELYDQERFNNSDLSA; encoded by the exons ATGATGGAGAATGGACAAGGCACAGGTGCAAAGCTTGTATTACCGCCTCTTACGCCAGAGCAACAGGAGGCGCTACAGAAG GCTAAGAAGTATGCCATGGAACAGAGCATCAAGAGTGTTTTAGTGAAACAGACCATCgcccaccagcagcagcagctcacaAACTTACAG GTGGCAGCACAGAGGCAGCGAGCTCTGGCCATCATGTGTCGTGTGTATGTGGGCTCCATTTATTACGAGCTGGGGGAAGATACCATCCGACAGGCCTTCGCCCCCTTTGGTCCCATTAAGAGCATTGATATGTCTTGGGACTCCGTCACCATGAAACACAAG GGCTTTGCCTTTGTGGAGTATGAGGTTCCTGAAGCAGCTCAGCTGGCCTTGGAGCAGATGAACTCAGTTATGCTGGGTGGAAGGAACATTAAG GTGGGGCGGCCAGGTAACATTGGACAGGCGCAGCCCATCATCGAACAACTGGCAGAGGAGGCACGTGCCTTCAACCGAATCTATGTAGCCTCTATCCACCCTGATCTATCTGACGACGACATTAAGAGCGTCTTTGAGGCCTTCGGAAAGATAAAAAGTTGTATGCTGGCACGGGAACCCACCACGGGAAAGCACAAGGGCTACGGATTCATTG AATATGACAAGCCTCAGTCATCGCTGGATGCCGTCTCTTCTATGAACCTGTTTGACCTTGGAGGTCAGTACCTAAGAGTAGGGAAGGCTGTTACTCCTCCCATGCCTCTGTTGACGCCTACAACCCCTGGAGGTCTGCCTCCTGCTGCAGCTGTGGCAGCTGCTGCTGCAACTGCCAAGATCACTGCCCAG ctgttgcaGGAGGCTGTTGCTGGTGCGACAGTGCTGGGGTCTCTCACTTCACCAGCACACATTCTCAGTCAGCAAATGGGACTTCCACAGGCTGTACTGGCCGCCCAGGCTCCTGGCATCATCACAG GTGTGACACCTGCTCGCCCCACTCTCCCTGTAGTCCCTCAGGTTGGTTTGGTCAACCCAGTACTAGCATCCCCACCAGTCACAACATCTGTGGGAACGCCAACATCTACAGCACAAATGCATACAGAAGTGAAGAGAGAGGAAGACAACATGCGGACTGAAGATCAGAGTGTGCCAGTCGGGAATGGACAGGACCGTGAACTGGAGCAGCTAAGCGTCAGTGCAAGTGGAGGAAAACAAACAGTCACGCAGTCAAAG CAATCAACAGTTATGGTGCTACGCAACATGGTGGGCCCAGAGGACATTGACGATGACCTGGAAGGTGAAGTGATGGAGGAATGTGGGAAGTATGGCGCTGTTAATCGGGTTATCATATACCAGGAACGACAGGGTGATGAGGACGGTGCTGAGATAATAGTGAAGATCTTTGTGGAGTTCTCTGATGCCGATGAAATGAACAAGGCCATCCAGGCTCTCAACAACCGCTGGTTTGCAGGTCGCAAGATTGTTGCCGAGTTGTACGATCAAGAGCGTTTTAATAACAGTGACCTCTCTGCGTAA
- the puf60b gene encoding poly(U)-binding-splicing factor PUF60-B isoform X3 — MMENGQGTGAKLVLPPLTPEQQEALQKAKKYAMEQSIKSVLVKQTIAHQQQQLTNLQVAAQRQRALAIMCRVYVGSIYYELGEDTIRQAFAPFGPIKSIDMSWDSVTMKHKGFAFVEYEVPEAAQLALEQMNSVMLGGRNIKVGRPGNIGQAQPIIEQLAEEARAFNRIYVASIHPDLSDDDIKSVFEAFGKIKSCMLAREPTTGKHKGYGFIEYDKPQSSLDAVSSMNLFDLGGQYLRVGKAVTPPMPLLTPTTPGGLPPAAAVAAAAATAKITAQEAVAGATVLGSLTSPAHILSQQMGLPQAVLAAQAPGIITGVTPARPTLPVVPQVGLVNPVLASPPVTTSVGTPTSTAQMHTEVKREEDNMRTEDQSVPVGNGQDRELEQLSVSASGGKQTVTQSKQSTVMVLRNMVGPEDIDDDLEGEVMEECGKYGAVNRVIIYQERQGDEDGAEIIVKIFVEFSDADEMNKAIQALNNRWFAGRKIVAELYDQERFNNSDLSA; from the exons ATGATGGAGAATGGACAAGGCACAGGTGCAAAGCTTGTATTACCGCCTCTTACGCCAGAGCAACAGGAGGCGCTACAGAAG GCTAAGAAGTATGCCATGGAACAGAGCATCAAGAGTGTTTTAGTGAAACAGACCATCgcccaccagcagcagcagctcacaAACTTACAG GTGGCAGCACAGAGGCAGCGAGCTCTGGCCATCATGTGTCGTGTGTATGTGGGCTCCATTTATTACGAGCTGGGGGAAGATACCATCCGACAGGCCTTCGCCCCCTTTGGTCCCATTAAGAGCATTGATATGTCTTGGGACTCCGTCACCATGAAACACAAG GGCTTTGCCTTTGTGGAGTATGAGGTTCCTGAAGCAGCTCAGCTGGCCTTGGAGCAGATGAACTCAGTTATGCTGGGTGGAAGGAACATTAAG GTGGGGCGGCCAGGTAACATTGGACAGGCGCAGCCCATCATCGAACAACTGGCAGAGGAGGCACGTGCCTTCAACCGAATCTATGTAGCCTCTATCCACCCTGATCTATCTGACGACGACATTAAGAGCGTCTTTGAGGCCTTCGGAAAGATAAAAAGTTGTATGCTGGCACGGGAACCCACCACGGGAAAGCACAAGGGCTACGGATTCATTG AATATGACAAGCCTCAGTCATCGCTGGATGCCGTCTCTTCTATGAACCTGTTTGACCTTGGAGGTCAGTACCTAAGAGTAGGGAAGGCTGTTACTCCTCCCATGCCTCTGTTGACGCCTACAACCCCTGGAGGTCTGCCTCCTGCTGCAGCTGTGGCAGCTGCTGCTGCAACTGCCAAGATCACTGCCCAG GAGGCTGTTGCTGGTGCGACAGTGCTGGGGTCTCTCACTTCACCAGCACACATTCTCAGTCAGCAAATGGGACTTCCACAGGCTGTACTGGCCGCCCAGGCTCCTGGCATCATCACAG GTGTGACACCTGCTCGCCCCACTCTCCCTGTAGTCCCTCAGGTTGGTTTGGTCAACCCAGTACTAGCATCCCCACCAGTCACAACATCTGTGGGAACGCCAACATCTACAGCACAAATGCATACAGAAGTGAAGAGAGAGGAAGACAACATGCGGACTGAAGATCAGAGTGTGCCAGTCGGGAATGGACAGGACCGTGAACTGGAGCAGCTAAGCGTCAGTGCAAGTGGAGGAAAACAAACAGTCACGCAGTCAAAG CAATCAACAGTTATGGTGCTACGCAACATGGTGGGCCCAGAGGACATTGACGATGACCTGGAAGGTGAAGTGATGGAGGAATGTGGGAAGTATGGCGCTGTTAATCGGGTTATCATATACCAGGAACGACAGGGTGATGAGGACGGTGCTGAGATAATAGTGAAGATCTTTGTGGAGTTCTCTGATGCCGATGAAATGAACAAGGCCATCCAGGCTCTCAACAACCGCTGGTTTGCAGGTCGCAAGATTGTTGCCGAGTTGTACGATCAAGAGCGTTTTAATAACAGTGACCTCTCTGCGTAA